Sequence from the Erythrolamprus reginae isolate rEryReg1 chromosome Z, rEryReg1.hap1, whole genome shotgun sequence genome:
tccctccctctctgtctttgtgtgcgtgtgtgtgtgtgtgtgtgtatgtacacccaTGTGCATTAAAACTGGAATGCAACACATCTTGAGAATCTGAAAAAAGGCATTTAAATGAGCAAATTAAAACAATTCCCATTTCAATGTATTTGACTAGACCTGAAGCCCAGTAGTCCCCTGACTCCAAGAGTCTTAGGGAGTAAGCTCCATTGAATTCAGTAAGGCTTGCTACAAAGTGTGCTTGAATCAAATGATGCGGTGAAAATAATGTCAGGTTCCTTACTACAGAGGTGTGGGTAAGAGTTGGGGAGGGGGCACTAGAATGGAGAGTGTTAGTTACCACTGATATTTCCCCCCTCATCCCAGCGTGCAGAATAAAGAGCGGGAATATAAATGACAGGAGACATTACTTTATTggattttaatgttcttttgatGCATTAAGACGGAAGTGCTGAATTTGTGTCTCTTTGTAGGGTGCTGAGACATGCAAGAAAAGGTTGAGGAGTCTTGCAACTAACTTTCTATTAAGAAAATTACAAGCTTCTACTATCTTTTAGCTTCTGTCGTTCTGTGAGCAAGGTATTTTGTGGTTTGGTTATTGAATCGTTTCCAGAGGGAGTGGGAGCGTATCTGCCATTGATACTCCCTGTCACAACCTCTTGGGTAACTCTGCTATTATAGAAGAAGGAATTCTCCCCCCCAGATTTGCAATTACCCAGCGAGGTGCGTCTCCAGATCTTTTACAAATCATCTCCCGCAGAATTCTATACGGTATATACTTGCGCAGAATTAGCCTCTCTCTGTTCCGCAGGGTTTTAGTACCGACCGAGAGAGTATCGGAGTCTCGCTTTCGCGGGACAAAGCGCCACCTTCGCCAACCGCACACACGCGGACTAAAGTTACTGTGCACTTTGGGGGAAGCAGCATCCCAGGATCCCCAAATGATTCGGGGGAAAGCATCCTTACCTCCAGTAAATAGGAAGGCTAGCCAGGTCTTTAAAAAATACCGCTCGGCGGAAGATCCCTTCTCCCACCTTTCCCCATCCCAAGGGACCGACACCTGCGCCTAGGAAGCCAAGGTTGCCCCACCGGCCGGCCAAGGGACCCAAGCACCCCGCCTACCTGCCCGTTCTTGCATAGATCTGCCCACATGCTGGTCCCGTCGCCGCCGCGCATCAGGACGTGGTAGGTGAAGAAATAGGTGCCCGGGATGTTGCAGGTGAACTTGCCCGTGGCGGCATCGTAGTTGTTTCCCAAGTTGGTTACGACGTCGTCGAACTTGAGTATCTCGTAGCCCTCGTGCGGGTTCTTGAGGCCGGCGTAAAAGGCCACGCGGGGCACCATGGTGTAGGTGGCTGCACTGATAGCCCCCGTGCTCAGCCCCGGCCCGGGCAGTCCAGGCGGACCGGTTTTCCCAGGATCTCCTCTCTCTCCCGGTGGACCTCGGGGTCCCGGGGGGCCGGGCTCTCCTGGGGGCCCAGGCGGGCCCGTTTTGCCCGGCCGCCCCGGCTTGCCCTGGGGCCCCTGGACGAGGGTGGAGGGCGGAGGCACTCCGCTGTG
This genomic interval carries:
- the C1QL1 gene encoding C1q-related factor; this translates as MILILVILIPVLVSSVGIDGHYEMLGTCRMVCDPYLSKTSTTTSASSIRSEGAESLSSTNNDHSGVPPPSTLVQGPQGKPGRPGKTGPPGPPGEPGPPGPRGPPGERGDPGKTGPPGLPGPGLSTGAISAATYTMVPRVAFYAGLKNPHEGYEILKFDDVVTNLGNNYDAATGKFTCNIPGTYFFTYHVLMRGGDGTSMWADLCKNGQVRASAIAQDADQNYDYASNSVILHLDAGDEVFIKLDGGKAHGGNNNKYSTFSGFIIYSD